A stretch of Tigriopus californicus strain San Diego chromosome 11, Tcal_SD_v2.1, whole genome shotgun sequence DNA encodes these proteins:
- the LOC131890467 gene encoding translin-associated protein X-like isoform X1, translated as MASVEAIGKPNDSGSGGLAQKSGKSMDPCESGTEQTNRGRGNTWRCPDPGCKRENQKSDQACTQCSLPSQSAQQFKKGHRGGRNNRGSRGGRGGGGGGGHYSKFHSREPKTLPKGVDPNNPIIQQFQEHARILDEKNDKYERIVKLSRDITVESKRVIFLLHRITCEDDKPAVLGEAEIKLGDIRKRLWYYVASELVNEDPYKFLRAYTGGLQEYVEALSFYHYICYDELISWEKVQEELHFQRNAHRPKDEVKDPLDPKAAQARETIPTKEQTEDEDAGDSVSVAIQEEAHPEPKSDSSGGNTNLKGSTAKKSLQVLVPKTDFVLGLADLTGEVMRQAINFIGLGNTQACFDLMEFLHAMHDGFLDVGYRHDMRREMSRKINVLNHSLQKVENACYSINVRGSEFPSKTHLADLLLNSRESHVADPTGPMGDETDGPTDCDPYL; from the exons ATGGCTTCTGTGGAGGCGATTGGCAAGCCCAATGATTCTGGATCAGGAGGATTGGCCCAAAAATCCGGAAAATCAATGGATCCTTGCGAGTCTGGAACGGAACAGACAAATCGGGGACgag GCAACACCTGGAGATGCCCGGATCCAGGATGTAAGCGAGAGAATCAGAAGTCGGACCAGGCCTGCACTCAATGCAGCTTGCCCAGCCAATCTgcccagcaattcaagaaag GTCATCGTGGGGGGAGAAACAATCGCGGGAGTCGTGGAGGAagaggtggtggaggtggaggtggtcATTATTCGAAATTCCACAGCCGTGAACCCAAGACCTTGCCCAAAGGAGTCGATCCGAACAACCCGATCATACAACAATTTCAAGAGCATGCCAG aaTTTTGGATGAGAAGAACGATAAATATGAACGAATCGTCAAGCTCTCTCGCGATATTACCGTGGAAAGCAAGCGAGTCATCTTTCTTCTCCACCGAATCACTTG CGAGGACGACAAACCCGCGGTGCTTGGCGAGGCCGAGATCAAATTGGGCGACATTCGAAAGCGTTTGTGGTACTACGTGGCCTCAGAGCTCGTTAACGAAGACCCTTACAAGTTCCTTCGGGCCTACACTGGTG GGCTCCAGGAATATGTGGAGGCCTTATCGTTCTATCATTACATCTGCTATGATGAGCTCATCTCTTGGGAAAAG GTTCAAGAGGAGCTCCACTTCCAAAGGAACGCGCATCGCCCAAAAGATGAAGTCAAAGACCCGCTAGACCCGAAGGCCGCTCAAGCCAGGGAGACT ATACCCACTAAAGAACAGACCGAGGACGAGGACGCTGGAGATTcggtcagtgttgccattcaAGAGGAAGCCCATCCTGAGCCCAAGTCGGATTCGTCGGGTGGCAACACTAACCTGAAGGGCTCGACGGCCAAGAAGAGTCTCCAGGTGCTTGTGCCTAAGACGGATTTCGTCCTCGGTTTGGCGGACTTGACGGGTGAAGTCATGCGTCAAGCCATTAACTTCATCGGATTGGGAAACACTCAAGCTTGCTTTGACCTCATGGAGTTCCTTCATGCCATGCACGATGGGTTCCTGGATGTGGGCTATCGGCACGACATGCGCCGCGAGATGTCGCGTAAGATCAACGTCCTCAACCACAGCCTCCAAAAA GTGGAGAACGCCTGCTACAGCATCAATGTCCGAGGTTCGGAGTTTCCGTCCAAGACACATTTGGCGGACTTGCTCTTGAACTCGCGCGAGTCTCACGTTGCCGATCCAACGGGTCCCATGGGTGACGAAACTGACGGACCCACCGATTGCGATCCTTACCTCTAG
- the LOC131890467 gene encoding translin-associated protein X-like isoform X2: MALNGNSSHVKSHRGGRNNRGSRGGRGGGGGGGHYSKFHSREPKTLPKGVDPNNPIIQQFQEHARILDEKNDKYERIVKLSRDITVESKRVIFLLHRITCEDDKPAVLGEAEIKLGDIRKRLWYYVASELVNEDPYKFLRAYTGGLQEYVEALSFYHYICYDELISWEKVQEELHFQRNAHRPKDEVKDPLDPKAAQARETIPTKEQTEDEDAGDSVSVAIQEEAHPEPKSDSSGGNTNLKGSTAKKSLQVLVPKTDFVLGLADLTGEVMRQAINFIGLGNTQACFDLMEFLHAMHDGFLDVGYRHDMRREMSRKINVLNHSLQKVENACYSINVRGSEFPSKTHLADLLLNSRESHVADPTGPMGDETDGPTDCDPYL; this comes from the exons ATGGCTCTAAACGGCAATTCATCTCATGTCAAAA GTCATCGTGGGGGGAGAAACAATCGCGGGAGTCGTGGAGGAagaggtggtggaggtggaggtggtcATTATTCGAAATTCCACAGCCGTGAACCCAAGACCTTGCCCAAAGGAGTCGATCCGAACAACCCGATCATACAACAATTTCAAGAGCATGCCAG aaTTTTGGATGAGAAGAACGATAAATATGAACGAATCGTCAAGCTCTCTCGCGATATTACCGTGGAAAGCAAGCGAGTCATCTTTCTTCTCCACCGAATCACTTG CGAGGACGACAAACCCGCGGTGCTTGGCGAGGCCGAGATCAAATTGGGCGACATTCGAAAGCGTTTGTGGTACTACGTGGCCTCAGAGCTCGTTAACGAAGACCCTTACAAGTTCCTTCGGGCCTACACTGGTG GGCTCCAGGAATATGTGGAGGCCTTATCGTTCTATCATTACATCTGCTATGATGAGCTCATCTCTTGGGAAAAG GTTCAAGAGGAGCTCCACTTCCAAAGGAACGCGCATCGCCCAAAAGATGAAGTCAAAGACCCGCTAGACCCGAAGGCCGCTCAAGCCAGGGAGACT ATACCCACTAAAGAACAGACCGAGGACGAGGACGCTGGAGATTcggtcagtgttgccattcaAGAGGAAGCCCATCCTGAGCCCAAGTCGGATTCGTCGGGTGGCAACACTAACCTGAAGGGCTCGACGGCCAAGAAGAGTCTCCAGGTGCTTGTGCCTAAGACGGATTTCGTCCTCGGTTTGGCGGACTTGACGGGTGAAGTCATGCGTCAAGCCATTAACTTCATCGGATTGGGAAACACTCAAGCTTGCTTTGACCTCATGGAGTTCCTTCATGCCATGCACGATGGGTTCCTGGATGTGGGCTATCGGCACGACATGCGCCGCGAGATGTCGCGTAAGATCAACGTCCTCAACCACAGCCTCCAAAAA GTGGAGAACGCCTGCTACAGCATCAATGTCCGAGGTTCGGAGTTTCCGTCCAAGACACATTTGGCGGACTTGCTCTTGAACTCGCGCGAGTCTCACGTTGCCGATCCAACGGGTCCCATGGGTGACGAAACTGACGGACCCACCGATTGCGATCCTTACCTCTAG
- the LOC131890470 gene encoding uncharacterized protein LOC131890470: MGCATSKTNSQVSDGQVSIEGPPKRTRVKKKVEDSANNNHGPPSSGDDGVSLGSIGSDISRPPTPFSRPLTAKVAQRPSTTTIFEDGSRGSQSNLKDRKRNSSDPHAFLSVKSQSLSATGANSSIKDESNSLSSSSARSRKSQNEDILAPSGLGARKLSGKMNGADEEDIRQLKAFLKEKGL; encoded by the coding sequence ATGGGTTGCGCCACCTCAAAAACCAATTCCCAGGTTAGCGATGGTCAAGTCTCAATAGAAGGGCCCCCAAAAAGAACTCGGGTGAAGAAGAAGGTAGAAGACTCTGCCAACAATAACCATGGGCCACCCTCTAGCGGAGATGATGGCGTATCCCTAGGGAGTATCGGTTCAGATATCAGCCGACCACCCACACCCTTCAGCCGACCTCTCACGGCGAAGGTAGCACAACGTCCTTCTACAACTACTATTTTCGAGGATGGATCCCGTGGGAGTCAATCCAATTTGAAGGATAGAAAGAGGAATTCTTCGGATCCCCATGCGTTTTTATCAGTGAAATCCCAGTCCTTATCTGCCACTGGGGCTAATTCATCAATAAAGGATGAGTCGAATTCGCTTTCCTCGTCATCGGCCAGAAGTCGAAAGAGCCAAAACGAGGATATACTTGCACCATCCGGTCTTGGTGCGCGGAAGCTTTCAGGGAAAATGAATGGAGCAGATGAGGAGGACATTCGACAGTTAAAAGcttttctcaaagaaaaaggGCTCTAG
- the LOC131890467 gene encoding translin-associated protein X-like isoform X3, whose product MKRPSCRSHRGGRNNRGSRGGRGGGGGGGHYSKFHSREPKTLPKGVDPNNPIIQQFQEHARILDEKNDKYERIVKLSRDITVESKRVIFLLHRITCEDDKPAVLGEAEIKLGDIRKRLWYYVASELVNEDPYKFLRAYTGGLQEYVEALSFYHYICYDELISWEKVQEELHFQRNAHRPKDEVKDPLDPKAAQARETIPTKEQTEDEDAGDSVSVAIQEEAHPEPKSDSSGGNTNLKGSTAKKSLQVLVPKTDFVLGLADLTGEVMRQAINFIGLGNTQACFDLMEFLHAMHDGFLDVGYRHDMRREMSRKINVLNHSLQKVENACYSINVRGSEFPSKTHLADLLLNSRESHVADPTGPMGDETDGPTDCDPYL is encoded by the exons ATGAAGAGGCCATCTTGTCGGA GTCATCGTGGGGGGAGAAACAATCGCGGGAGTCGTGGAGGAagaggtggtggaggtggaggtggtcATTATTCGAAATTCCACAGCCGTGAACCCAAGACCTTGCCCAAAGGAGTCGATCCGAACAACCCGATCATACAACAATTTCAAGAGCATGCCAG aaTTTTGGATGAGAAGAACGATAAATATGAACGAATCGTCAAGCTCTCTCGCGATATTACCGTGGAAAGCAAGCGAGTCATCTTTCTTCTCCACCGAATCACTTG CGAGGACGACAAACCCGCGGTGCTTGGCGAGGCCGAGATCAAATTGGGCGACATTCGAAAGCGTTTGTGGTACTACGTGGCCTCAGAGCTCGTTAACGAAGACCCTTACAAGTTCCTTCGGGCCTACACTGGTG GGCTCCAGGAATATGTGGAGGCCTTATCGTTCTATCATTACATCTGCTATGATGAGCTCATCTCTTGGGAAAAG GTTCAAGAGGAGCTCCACTTCCAAAGGAACGCGCATCGCCCAAAAGATGAAGTCAAAGACCCGCTAGACCCGAAGGCCGCTCAAGCCAGGGAGACT ATACCCACTAAAGAACAGACCGAGGACGAGGACGCTGGAGATTcggtcagtgttgccattcaAGAGGAAGCCCATCCTGAGCCCAAGTCGGATTCGTCGGGTGGCAACACTAACCTGAAGGGCTCGACGGCCAAGAAGAGTCTCCAGGTGCTTGTGCCTAAGACGGATTTCGTCCTCGGTTTGGCGGACTTGACGGGTGAAGTCATGCGTCAAGCCATTAACTTCATCGGATTGGGAAACACTCAAGCTTGCTTTGACCTCATGGAGTTCCTTCATGCCATGCACGATGGGTTCCTGGATGTGGGCTATCGGCACGACATGCGCCGCGAGATGTCGCGTAAGATCAACGTCCTCAACCACAGCCTCCAAAAA GTGGAGAACGCCTGCTACAGCATCAATGTCCGAGGTTCGGAGTTTCCGTCCAAGACACATTTGGCGGACTTGCTCTTGAACTCGCGCGAGTCTCACGTTGCCGATCCAACGGGTCCCATGGGTGACGAAACTGACGGACCCACCGATTGCGATCCTTACCTCTAG